A region of Streptomyces halobius DNA encodes the following proteins:
- a CDS encoding DUF5063 domain-containing protein — protein MSDATLHNATQDPDDFAVSVADSIESFIVAVTEVAKGDEPDSAVPFLLLEISQLLLTGGRLGAHEDFVPDERYEPDTGPEPDVDELRERFATLLDPVDVYSEVFDPYVPRSEPVACRISDDLADIITDLRHGLAHYRAGRVSEALWWWQFSYLSNWGPTASAALRALQSLVAHVRLDQPLDALDGLDTDSDAGGDEDRLAEEAGKVMAAEIAGPLGLRGV, from the coding sequence ATGTCTGATGCCACGCTGCACAACGCGACGCAGGATCCGGACGACTTCGCCGTATCGGTCGCCGATTCGATCGAGAGCTTCATCGTCGCCGTGACGGAGGTCGCCAAGGGCGACGAGCCGGACAGCGCGGTGCCGTTCCTGCTGCTGGAGATCTCCCAGCTGCTGCTCACGGGCGGTCGGCTGGGCGCCCATGAGGACTTCGTGCCCGACGAGCGCTATGAGCCGGACACCGGCCCGGAGCCGGACGTGGACGAGCTGCGCGAGCGGTTCGCGACGCTGCTCGACCCGGTGGACGTCTACTCCGAGGTCTTCGACCCGTACGTGCCGCGCAGCGAGCCGGTCGCCTGCCGGATCTCCGATGACCTCGCCGACATCATCACCGACCTGCGGCACGGGCTGGCGCACTACCGCGCGGGCCGGGTCAGCGAGGCCCTGTGGTGGTGGCAGTTCTCCTACCTCTCCAACTGGGGCCCGACCGCCTCGGCCGCTCTGCGCGCGCTGCAGTCGCTGGTCGCCCACGTCCGCCTCGACCAGCCGCTGGACGCGTTGGACGGACTGGACACCGACAGCGACGCCGGTGGTGACGAGGACCGGCTCGCCGAGGAGGCCGGGAAGGTCATGGCGGCGGAGATCGCGGGTCCGCTGGGGCTGCGGGGAGTGTGA
- the recR gene encoding recombination mediator RecR, with protein MYEGVVQDLIDELGRLPGVGPKSAQRIAFHILQAEPTDVRRLSNALMEVKAKVRFCTVCGNVAQEEQCRVCLDQRRDPAVICVVEEPKDVVAIERTREFRGRYHVLGGAISPIEGVGPDDLRIRELLARLADGTVTELILATDPNLEGEATATYLARMIKPMGLKVTRLASGLPVGGDLEYADEVTLGRAFEGRRLLDV; from the coding sequence GTGTACGAAGGCGTGGTCCAGGACCTGATCGACGAGCTGGGCAGGCTGCCCGGCGTCGGTCCCAAGAGCGCGCAGCGGATCGCCTTCCACATCCTTCAGGCCGAGCCGACCGATGTCCGCCGGCTCTCGAACGCGCTGATGGAGGTCAAGGCGAAGGTCCGGTTCTGCACCGTGTGCGGCAATGTCGCGCAGGAGGAGCAGTGCAGGGTCTGCCTGGACCAGCGTCGTGATCCGGCGGTCATCTGCGTCGTGGAGGAGCCCAAGGACGTCGTGGCGATCGAGCGGACGCGGGAGTTCCGCGGCCGCTACCACGTCCTCGGTGGGGCGATCAGTCCGATCGAGGGTGTTGGCCCCGATGACCTTCGGATACGGGAACTGCTGGCCAGGCTCGCGGATGGCACCGTCACCGAGCTGATCCTGGCCACCGACCCGAATCTGGAGGGTGAGGCCACGGCCACGTACCTGGCCCGCATGATCAAACCGATGGGGCTGAAGGTGACGCGACTGGCCAGCGGGCTGCCGGTCGGAGGCGATCTGGAGTATGCGGACGAGGTCACGCTCGGGCGGGCCTTCGAAGGGAGGAGACTTCTCGATGTCTGA
- a CDS encoding YbaB/EbfC family nucleoid-associated protein, which yields MIPGGQPNMQQLLQQAQKMQQDLAAAQQELAETPVEGSAGGGLVKATVTGSGELQGLVIDPKAVDAESGSAEEVAETVADLVLAAVRDANASAQKLQQQKLGPLAQGLGGGGIPGLSL from the coding sequence GTGATCCCCGGTGGTCAGCCCAATATGCAGCAGCTGCTTCAGCAGGCCCAGAAGATGCAGCAGGACCTCGCAGCCGCCCAGCAGGAGCTGGCGGAGACCCCCGTCGAGGGTTCCGCGGGCGGCGGTCTGGTCAAGGCGACGGTGACCGGCTCCGGTGAGCTGCAGGGCCTGGTCATCGACCCGAAGGCGGTCGATGCCGAGTCCGGTTCCGCGGAGGAGGTCGCCGAGACCGTCGCCGATCTCGTCCTGGCGGCCGTGCGGGACGCGAACGCCAGCGCCCAGAAGCTGCAGCAGCAGAAGCTCGGTCCGCTCGCCCAGGGGCTGGGCGGCGGCGGAATCCCCGGTCTCTCCCTCTGA